One region of Desmodus rotundus isolate HL8 chromosome 11, HLdesRot8A.1, whole genome shotgun sequence genomic DNA includes:
- the VARS2 gene encoding valine--tRNA ligase, mitochondrial isoform X1, with translation MPHLPLASFLQRGLRPSRGLPRSRTLSTQSEPYGSPISQRNREAKQKRLREKQVALEAGLARKSKSPAESSKAWTPKEIVLYEIPTELGEKKDVSQPLPPAYSPQYVEAAWYPWWVREGFFKPEYQVRLPQATGETFSMCIPPPNVTGSLHIGHALTVAIQDALVRWHRMRGDQVLWVPGSDHAGIATQAMVEKQLWKERGVRRHELSREDFLQEVWKWKEEKGGEIREQLQALGASLDWDRECFTMDAGSSVAVTEAFVRLHKAGLLYRSQQLVNWSCALRSAISDIEVESRSLPGRTELRLPGCPTPVSFGLLVSVAFPVDGEPDAEVVIGTTRPETLPGDVAVAVHPDDTRYTHLHGRQLRHPLTGQLLPLITDPAVQPHLGTGAVKVTPAHSPADAELGSRHGLTPLSVVAEDGTMTSVCGDWLQGLHRFVAREKIVSALRERGLFRGLQSHPMVLPICSRSGDVVEYLLKSQWFVRCQEMGDRAAQAVESGALELSPPFHQKNWQLWFSRIGDWCISRQLWWGHRIPAYLLVEEPGKGSREDCWVVGRTEAEARESAAELTGRPGAELTLQRDPDVLDTWFSSALFPFSALGWPRQTPDLSRFYPLSLLETGSDLLLFWVGRMVMLGTQLTGQLPFNKVLLHSMVRDRQGRKMSKSLGNVLDPRDIIRGVELQVLQEKLRDGNLDPAELAIATAAQRKDFPHGIPECGTDALRFALCSHGALAGDLHLSVSEVLSSRHFCNKIWNALRFILNVLGEKFTPQPAEELSPSTPMDTWILSRLAHTTRECERGFLTQELPLATHALRHFWLHSLCDVYLEAVKPGLLHCPRPAGPPQVLFSCADIGLRLLAPLMPFLAEELWQRLPPRPGRLPAPSISVAPYPSASSVEHWHQPELERRFSRVQEAVQALRALQAMYQLTKARPRVLLQSSEPGEQRAFEAFLEPLGTLARCGAVGLLPADAAAPSGWAQASGSDTVQVYMELQGLVDPQAHLPLLAARRHKLQKQFDGLIAWTPSEKEAETQRQQRLSSIQLELSKLDKAASHLRQLMDASPGPREP, from the exons ATGCCTCATTTGCCTCTGGCCTCTTTTCTACAACGGGGGCTGAGGCCCTCGCGGGGCCTCCCCAGGTCCCGTACCCTTTCTACCCAGTCAGAGCCCTATGGATCCCCCATCTCCCAGAGGAACCGTGAAGCCAAACAGAAGCGCCTGCGAGAGAAGCAGGTGGCGCTGGAGGCTGGCTTGGCCCGGAAGAGCAAG tcACCTGCAGAATCCAGTAAGGCCTGGACTCCTAAGGAAATAGTGTTGTATGAAATCCCCACAGAACTTGGTGAAAAGAAAG ATGTGTCCCAGCCCCTACCTCCTGCATACAGCCCCCAATACGTTGAGGCGGCCTGGTACCCTTGGTGGGTTCGAGAGGGCTTCTTCAAGCCGGAATACCAG GTCAGGCTGCCTCAGGCTACAGGGGAGACCTTCTCCATGTGTATCCCGCCTCCCAATGTCACCGGCTCCCTGCACATCGGGCATGCCCTGACGGTGGCCATCCAGGACGCTCTCGTGCGCTG GCACCGGATGCGTGGGGATCAGGTGTTGTGGGTCCCTGGCTCAGATCATGCAGGAATCGCTACCCAA GCTATGGTGGAGAAGCAGCTGTGGAAGGAGCGAGGGGTGAGGAGGCACGAACTGAGCCGGGAAGACTTCCTCCAGGAGGTGTGGAAGTGGAAGGAGGA GAAGGGGGGAGAGATCCGTGAGCAGCTCCAGGCTCTGGGGGCCTCCCTGGACTGGGACCGAGAATGTTTCACTATGGACGCT GGCTCCTCAGTGGCTGTGACTGAAGCTTTCGTGCGACTTCACAAGGCAGGCTTGTTGTACCGCAGCCAGCAGCTTGTCAACTGGTCATGCGCTTTAAGATCAGCCATCTCCGACATCGAG GTGGAGAGCCGGTCCCTGCCTGGCCGCACGGAGCTTCGATTGCCTGGCTGCCCCACCCCTGTGTCTTTTGGCCTCCTTGTCTCGGTGGCCTTCCCTGTGGATGGAGAGCCTG ACGCCGAGGTCGTGATAGGGACCACGAGGCCAGAGACGTTGCCCGGAGATGTGGCCGTGGCCGTTCATCCCGACGACACCCGATACACG CATCTACATGGGCGACAACTTCGTCACCCCTTGACGGGGCAGCTTCTCCCCCTCATCACAGACCCTGCTGTACAGCCACACCTGGGCACAG GGGCAGTGAAGGTGACCCCAGCCCACAGTCCTGCTGATGCTGAGCTGGGGAGCCGACACGGCTTGACCCCCCTGAGCGTCGTTGCAGAGGATGGGACCATGACCTCTGTCTGTGGGGACTGGCTGCAG GGTCTGCATCGATTCGTGGCCCGGGAAAAGATAGTGTCCGCACTGAGGGAGAGGGGCCTGTTCCGGGGCCTCCAGAGCCATCCCATGGTGCTGCCCATTTGCAG CCGCTCCGGGGACGTGGTAGAATACCTGCTGAAGAGCCAGTGGTTTGTGCGCTGCCAGGAGATGGGGGACCGGGCTGCCCAG GCTGTGGAGTCTGGGGCCCTGGAGCTGAGCCCACCTTTTCACCAGAAGAACTGGCAGCTCTGGTTCTCCCGCATCGG GGACTGGTGCATCTCACGGCAGCTGTGGTGGGGCCATCGGATTCCAGCCTACCTGCTCGTAGAGGAGCCCGGGAAG GGCAGTAGGGAAGACTGCTGGGTAGTGGGCCGGACAGAGGCTGAGGCCAGAGAATCGGCTGCGGAGCTGACAGGGAGACCAGGGGCAGAGCTGACCCTGCAGCGTG ACCCTGATGTCCTGGACACGTGGTTCTCTTCcgctctttttcccttttctgcccTGGGCTGGCCCCGCCAG ACCCCAGACCTCAGTCGGTTCTACCCCCTGTCACTTCTGGAAACGGGCAGCGACCTCCTGCTGTTCTGGGTGGGCCGAATGGTCATGCTGGGCACCCAGCTCACAGGGCAGCTCCCCTTCAACAAG GTGCTTCTTCACTCCATGGTCCGGGACAGGCAGGGCCGGAAGATGAGCAAGTCCCTGGGGAATGTGCTGGACCCACGGGACATCATCAGAGGGGTGGAGCTGCAG GTGCTGCAGGAGAAGCTGAGAGATGGGAACTTGGACCCTGCAGAGCTGGCAATAGCAACTGCAGCGCAG AGAAAGGACTTCCCTCACGGAATCCCTGAGTGTGGGACAGATGCCCTGCGGTTTGCCCTGTGCTCCCATGGGGCCCTGG caGGCGACTTGCACCTGTCTGTCTCTGAGGTCCTGAGCTCCCGGCATTTCTGCAACAAGATCTGGAATGCCCTGCGCTTTATCCTCAATGTCCTGGGGGAGAAGTTCACTCCCCAGCCTGCAGAGGAg ttgtccccctccaccccaatGGACACCTGGATCCTGAGCCGACTGGCCCACACTACCCGAGAGTGCGAGCGAGGCTTCCTCACCCAAGAGCTCCCACTTGCCACCCATGCCCTGCGCCACTTCTGGCTCCACAGCCTCTGTGATGTGTACTtg GAGGCTGTGAAGCCGGGGCTGCTacactgcccccgccccgccgGGCCTCCTCAGGTGCTGTTCTCCTGTGCCGACATTGGGCTGCGCCTGCTCGCCCCGCTCATGCCCTTCCTGGCTGAGGAGCTCTGGCAGAGGCTTCCCCCCAGGCCCGgccgcctccctgcccccagcatctCTGTTGCCCCCTACCCCAGTGCCAGCAGCGTG GAACACTGGCACCAGCCTGAGCTGGAGCGGCGCTTCTCCCGGGTCCAGGAGGCTGTGCAGGCACTGAGGGCCCTTCAAGCCATGTACCAGCTCACCAAGGCCCGGCCTCGAG TGCTGCTGCAGAGCTCAGAGCCTGGAGAGCAGCGTGCCTTTGAAGCCTTCCTGGAGCCGCTGGGCACCCTGGCCCGCTGTGGGGCCGTGGGCCTCTTACCCGCGGATGCAGCCGCCCCCtctggctgggcccaggcctctgGCAGCGACACGGTCCAGGTCTACATGGAGCTGCAG GGCCTGGTGGACCCCCAGGCCCATCTACCTCTGCTGGCGGCCCGAAGACACAAGTTGCAGAAGCAGTTTGATGGCCTCATAGCCTGGACCCCATCCGAGAAAGAGGCAGAGACTCAGAGGCAGCAGAGG CTTTCTTCGATCCAGCTGGAATTGTCGAAACTGGACAAGGCAGCTTCTCACCTCCGGCAGCTGATGGACGCATCTCCTGGCCCCAGGGAGCCCTGA
- the VARS2 gene encoding valine--tRNA ligase, mitochondrial isoform X2: MPHLPLASFLQRGLRPSRGLPRSRTLSTQSEPYGSPISQRNREAKQKRLREKQVALEAGLARKSKSPAESSKAWTPKEIVLYEIPTELGEKKDVSQPLPPAYSPQYVEAAWYPWWVREGFFKPEYQVRLPQATGETFSMCIPPPNVTGSLHIGHALTVAIQDALVRWHRMRGDQVLWVPGSDHAGIATQAMVEKQLWKERGVRRHELSREDFLQEVWKWKEEKGGEIREQLQALGASLDWDRECFTMDAGSSVAVTEAFVRLHKAGLLYRSQQLVNWSCALRSAISDIEVESRSLPGRTELRLPGCPTPVSFGLLVSVAFPVDGEPDAEVVIGTTRPETLPGDVAVAVHPDDTRYTHLHGRQLRHPLTGQLLPLITDPAVQPHLGTGAVKVTPAHSPADAELGSRHGLTPLSVVAEDGTMTSVCGDWLQGLHRFVAREKIVSALRERGLFRGLQSHPMVLPICSRSGDVVEYLLKSQWFVRCQEMGDRAAQAVESGALELSPPFHQKNWQLWFSRIGDWCISRQLWWGHRIPAYLLVEEPGKGSREDCWVVGRTEAEARESAAELTGRPGAELTLQRDPDVLDTWFSSALFPFSALGWPRQTPDLSRFYPLSLLETGSDLLLFWVGRMVMLGTQLTGQLPFNKVLLHSMVRDRQGRKMSKSLGNVLDPRDIIRGVELQVLQEKLRDGNLDPAELAIATAAQRKDFPHGIPECGTDALRFALCSHGALGDLHLSVSEVLSSRHFCNKIWNALRFILNVLGEKFTPQPAEELSPSTPMDTWILSRLAHTTRECERGFLTQELPLATHALRHFWLHSLCDVYLEAVKPGLLHCPRPAGPPQVLFSCADIGLRLLAPLMPFLAEELWQRLPPRPGRLPAPSISVAPYPSASSVEHWHQPELERRFSRVQEAVQALRALQAMYQLTKARPRVLLQSSEPGEQRAFEAFLEPLGTLARCGAVGLLPADAAAPSGWAQASGSDTVQVYMELQGLVDPQAHLPLLAARRHKLQKQFDGLIAWTPSEKEAETQRQQRLSSIQLELSKLDKAASHLRQLMDASPGPREP; encoded by the exons ATGCCTCATTTGCCTCTGGCCTCTTTTCTACAACGGGGGCTGAGGCCCTCGCGGGGCCTCCCCAGGTCCCGTACCCTTTCTACCCAGTCAGAGCCCTATGGATCCCCCATCTCCCAGAGGAACCGTGAAGCCAAACAGAAGCGCCTGCGAGAGAAGCAGGTGGCGCTGGAGGCTGGCTTGGCCCGGAAGAGCAAG tcACCTGCAGAATCCAGTAAGGCCTGGACTCCTAAGGAAATAGTGTTGTATGAAATCCCCACAGAACTTGGTGAAAAGAAAG ATGTGTCCCAGCCCCTACCTCCTGCATACAGCCCCCAATACGTTGAGGCGGCCTGGTACCCTTGGTGGGTTCGAGAGGGCTTCTTCAAGCCGGAATACCAG GTCAGGCTGCCTCAGGCTACAGGGGAGACCTTCTCCATGTGTATCCCGCCTCCCAATGTCACCGGCTCCCTGCACATCGGGCATGCCCTGACGGTGGCCATCCAGGACGCTCTCGTGCGCTG GCACCGGATGCGTGGGGATCAGGTGTTGTGGGTCCCTGGCTCAGATCATGCAGGAATCGCTACCCAA GCTATGGTGGAGAAGCAGCTGTGGAAGGAGCGAGGGGTGAGGAGGCACGAACTGAGCCGGGAAGACTTCCTCCAGGAGGTGTGGAAGTGGAAGGAGGA GAAGGGGGGAGAGATCCGTGAGCAGCTCCAGGCTCTGGGGGCCTCCCTGGACTGGGACCGAGAATGTTTCACTATGGACGCT GGCTCCTCAGTGGCTGTGACTGAAGCTTTCGTGCGACTTCACAAGGCAGGCTTGTTGTACCGCAGCCAGCAGCTTGTCAACTGGTCATGCGCTTTAAGATCAGCCATCTCCGACATCGAG GTGGAGAGCCGGTCCCTGCCTGGCCGCACGGAGCTTCGATTGCCTGGCTGCCCCACCCCTGTGTCTTTTGGCCTCCTTGTCTCGGTGGCCTTCCCTGTGGATGGAGAGCCTG ACGCCGAGGTCGTGATAGGGACCACGAGGCCAGAGACGTTGCCCGGAGATGTGGCCGTGGCCGTTCATCCCGACGACACCCGATACACG CATCTACATGGGCGACAACTTCGTCACCCCTTGACGGGGCAGCTTCTCCCCCTCATCACAGACCCTGCTGTACAGCCACACCTGGGCACAG GGGCAGTGAAGGTGACCCCAGCCCACAGTCCTGCTGATGCTGAGCTGGGGAGCCGACACGGCTTGACCCCCCTGAGCGTCGTTGCAGAGGATGGGACCATGACCTCTGTCTGTGGGGACTGGCTGCAG GGTCTGCATCGATTCGTGGCCCGGGAAAAGATAGTGTCCGCACTGAGGGAGAGGGGCCTGTTCCGGGGCCTCCAGAGCCATCCCATGGTGCTGCCCATTTGCAG CCGCTCCGGGGACGTGGTAGAATACCTGCTGAAGAGCCAGTGGTTTGTGCGCTGCCAGGAGATGGGGGACCGGGCTGCCCAG GCTGTGGAGTCTGGGGCCCTGGAGCTGAGCCCACCTTTTCACCAGAAGAACTGGCAGCTCTGGTTCTCCCGCATCGG GGACTGGTGCATCTCACGGCAGCTGTGGTGGGGCCATCGGATTCCAGCCTACCTGCTCGTAGAGGAGCCCGGGAAG GGCAGTAGGGAAGACTGCTGGGTAGTGGGCCGGACAGAGGCTGAGGCCAGAGAATCGGCTGCGGAGCTGACAGGGAGACCAGGGGCAGAGCTGACCCTGCAGCGTG ACCCTGATGTCCTGGACACGTGGTTCTCTTCcgctctttttcccttttctgcccTGGGCTGGCCCCGCCAG ACCCCAGACCTCAGTCGGTTCTACCCCCTGTCACTTCTGGAAACGGGCAGCGACCTCCTGCTGTTCTGGGTGGGCCGAATGGTCATGCTGGGCACCCAGCTCACAGGGCAGCTCCCCTTCAACAAG GTGCTTCTTCACTCCATGGTCCGGGACAGGCAGGGCCGGAAGATGAGCAAGTCCCTGGGGAATGTGCTGGACCCACGGGACATCATCAGAGGGGTGGAGCTGCAG GTGCTGCAGGAGAAGCTGAGAGATGGGAACTTGGACCCTGCAGAGCTGGCAATAGCAACTGCAGCGCAG AGAAAGGACTTCCCTCACGGAATCCCTGAGTGTGGGACAGATGCCCTGCGGTTTGCCCTGTGCTCCCATGGGGCCCTGG GCGACTTGCACCTGTCTGTCTCTGAGGTCCTGAGCTCCCGGCATTTCTGCAACAAGATCTGGAATGCCCTGCGCTTTATCCTCAATGTCCTGGGGGAGAAGTTCACTCCCCAGCCTGCAGAGGAg ttgtccccctccaccccaatGGACACCTGGATCCTGAGCCGACTGGCCCACACTACCCGAGAGTGCGAGCGAGGCTTCCTCACCCAAGAGCTCCCACTTGCCACCCATGCCCTGCGCCACTTCTGGCTCCACAGCCTCTGTGATGTGTACTtg GAGGCTGTGAAGCCGGGGCTGCTacactgcccccgccccgccgGGCCTCCTCAGGTGCTGTTCTCCTGTGCCGACATTGGGCTGCGCCTGCTCGCCCCGCTCATGCCCTTCCTGGCTGAGGAGCTCTGGCAGAGGCTTCCCCCCAGGCCCGgccgcctccctgcccccagcatctCTGTTGCCCCCTACCCCAGTGCCAGCAGCGTG GAACACTGGCACCAGCCTGAGCTGGAGCGGCGCTTCTCCCGGGTCCAGGAGGCTGTGCAGGCACTGAGGGCCCTTCAAGCCATGTACCAGCTCACCAAGGCCCGGCCTCGAG TGCTGCTGCAGAGCTCAGAGCCTGGAGAGCAGCGTGCCTTTGAAGCCTTCCTGGAGCCGCTGGGCACCCTGGCCCGCTGTGGGGCCGTGGGCCTCTTACCCGCGGATGCAGCCGCCCCCtctggctgggcccaggcctctgGCAGCGACACGGTCCAGGTCTACATGGAGCTGCAG GGCCTGGTGGACCCCCAGGCCCATCTACCTCTGCTGGCGGCCCGAAGACACAAGTTGCAGAAGCAGTTTGATGGCCTCATAGCCTGGACCCCATCCGAGAAAGAGGCAGAGACTCAGAGGCAGCAGAGG CTTTCTTCGATCCAGCTGGAATTGTCGAAACTGGACAAGGCAGCTTCTCACCTCCGGCAGCTGATGGACGCATCTCCTGGCCCCAGGGAGCCCTGA
- the VARS2 gene encoding valine--tRNA ligase, mitochondrial isoform X3, with protein MPHLPLASFLQRGLRPSRGLPRSRTLSTQSEPYGSPISQRNREAKQKRLREKQVALEAGLARKSKSPAESSKAWTPKEIVLYEIPTELGEKKDVSQPLPPAYSPQYVEAAWYPWWVREGFFKPEYQVRLPQATGETFSMCIPPPNVTGSLHIGHALTVAIQDALVRWHRMRGDQVLWVPGSDHAGIATQAMVEKQLWKERGVRRHELSREDFLQEVWKWKEEKGGEIREQLQALGASLDWDRECFTMDAGSSVAVTEAFVRLHKAGLLYRSQQLVNWSCALRSAISDIEVESRSLPGRTELRLPGCPTPVSFGLLVSVAFPVDGEPDAEVVIGTTRPETLPGDVAVAVHPDDTRYTHLHGRQLRHPLTGQLLPLITDPAVQPHLGTGAVKVTPAHSPADAELGSRHGLTPLSVVAEDGTMTSVCGDWLQGLHRFVAREKIVSALRERGLFRGLQSHPMVLPICSRSGDVVEYLLKSQWFVRCQEMGDRAAQAVESGALELSPPFHQKNWQLWFSRIGDWCISRQLWWGHRIPAYLLVEEPGKGSREDCWVVGRTEAEARESAAELTGRPGAELTLQRDPDVLDTWFSSALFPFSALGWPRQTPDLSRFYPLSLLETGSDLLLFWVGRMVMLGTQLTGQLPFNKVLLHSMVRDRQGRKMSKSLGNVLDPRDIIRGVELQVLQEKLRDGNLDPAELAIATAAQRKDFPHGIPECGTDALRFALCSHGALAGDLHLSVSEVLSSRHFCNKIWNALRFILNVLGEKFTPQPAEELSPSTPMDTWILSRLAHTTRECERGFLTQELPLATHALRHFWLHSLCDVYLEAVKPGLLHCPRPAGPPQVLFSCADIGLRLLAPLMPFLAEELWQRLPPRPGRLPAPSISVAPYPSASSVEHWHQPELERRFSRVQEAVQALRALQAMYQLTKARPRVLLQSSEPGEQRAFEAFLEPLGTLARCGAVGLLPADAAAPSGWAQASGSDTVQVYMELAWWTPRPIYLCWRPEDTSCRSSLMAS; from the exons ATGCCTCATTTGCCTCTGGCCTCTTTTCTACAACGGGGGCTGAGGCCCTCGCGGGGCCTCCCCAGGTCCCGTACCCTTTCTACCCAGTCAGAGCCCTATGGATCCCCCATCTCCCAGAGGAACCGTGAAGCCAAACAGAAGCGCCTGCGAGAGAAGCAGGTGGCGCTGGAGGCTGGCTTGGCCCGGAAGAGCAAG tcACCTGCAGAATCCAGTAAGGCCTGGACTCCTAAGGAAATAGTGTTGTATGAAATCCCCACAGAACTTGGTGAAAAGAAAG ATGTGTCCCAGCCCCTACCTCCTGCATACAGCCCCCAATACGTTGAGGCGGCCTGGTACCCTTGGTGGGTTCGAGAGGGCTTCTTCAAGCCGGAATACCAG GTCAGGCTGCCTCAGGCTACAGGGGAGACCTTCTCCATGTGTATCCCGCCTCCCAATGTCACCGGCTCCCTGCACATCGGGCATGCCCTGACGGTGGCCATCCAGGACGCTCTCGTGCGCTG GCACCGGATGCGTGGGGATCAGGTGTTGTGGGTCCCTGGCTCAGATCATGCAGGAATCGCTACCCAA GCTATGGTGGAGAAGCAGCTGTGGAAGGAGCGAGGGGTGAGGAGGCACGAACTGAGCCGGGAAGACTTCCTCCAGGAGGTGTGGAAGTGGAAGGAGGA GAAGGGGGGAGAGATCCGTGAGCAGCTCCAGGCTCTGGGGGCCTCCCTGGACTGGGACCGAGAATGTTTCACTATGGACGCT GGCTCCTCAGTGGCTGTGACTGAAGCTTTCGTGCGACTTCACAAGGCAGGCTTGTTGTACCGCAGCCAGCAGCTTGTCAACTGGTCATGCGCTTTAAGATCAGCCATCTCCGACATCGAG GTGGAGAGCCGGTCCCTGCCTGGCCGCACGGAGCTTCGATTGCCTGGCTGCCCCACCCCTGTGTCTTTTGGCCTCCTTGTCTCGGTGGCCTTCCCTGTGGATGGAGAGCCTG ACGCCGAGGTCGTGATAGGGACCACGAGGCCAGAGACGTTGCCCGGAGATGTGGCCGTGGCCGTTCATCCCGACGACACCCGATACACG CATCTACATGGGCGACAACTTCGTCACCCCTTGACGGGGCAGCTTCTCCCCCTCATCACAGACCCTGCTGTACAGCCACACCTGGGCACAG GGGCAGTGAAGGTGACCCCAGCCCACAGTCCTGCTGATGCTGAGCTGGGGAGCCGACACGGCTTGACCCCCCTGAGCGTCGTTGCAGAGGATGGGACCATGACCTCTGTCTGTGGGGACTGGCTGCAG GGTCTGCATCGATTCGTGGCCCGGGAAAAGATAGTGTCCGCACTGAGGGAGAGGGGCCTGTTCCGGGGCCTCCAGAGCCATCCCATGGTGCTGCCCATTTGCAG CCGCTCCGGGGACGTGGTAGAATACCTGCTGAAGAGCCAGTGGTTTGTGCGCTGCCAGGAGATGGGGGACCGGGCTGCCCAG GCTGTGGAGTCTGGGGCCCTGGAGCTGAGCCCACCTTTTCACCAGAAGAACTGGCAGCTCTGGTTCTCCCGCATCGG GGACTGGTGCATCTCACGGCAGCTGTGGTGGGGCCATCGGATTCCAGCCTACCTGCTCGTAGAGGAGCCCGGGAAG GGCAGTAGGGAAGACTGCTGGGTAGTGGGCCGGACAGAGGCTGAGGCCAGAGAATCGGCTGCGGAGCTGACAGGGAGACCAGGGGCAGAGCTGACCCTGCAGCGTG ACCCTGATGTCCTGGACACGTGGTTCTCTTCcgctctttttcccttttctgcccTGGGCTGGCCCCGCCAG ACCCCAGACCTCAGTCGGTTCTACCCCCTGTCACTTCTGGAAACGGGCAGCGACCTCCTGCTGTTCTGGGTGGGCCGAATGGTCATGCTGGGCACCCAGCTCACAGGGCAGCTCCCCTTCAACAAG GTGCTTCTTCACTCCATGGTCCGGGACAGGCAGGGCCGGAAGATGAGCAAGTCCCTGGGGAATGTGCTGGACCCACGGGACATCATCAGAGGGGTGGAGCTGCAG GTGCTGCAGGAGAAGCTGAGAGATGGGAACTTGGACCCTGCAGAGCTGGCAATAGCAACTGCAGCGCAG AGAAAGGACTTCCCTCACGGAATCCCTGAGTGTGGGACAGATGCCCTGCGGTTTGCCCTGTGCTCCCATGGGGCCCTGG caGGCGACTTGCACCTGTCTGTCTCTGAGGTCCTGAGCTCCCGGCATTTCTGCAACAAGATCTGGAATGCCCTGCGCTTTATCCTCAATGTCCTGGGGGAGAAGTTCACTCCCCAGCCTGCAGAGGAg ttgtccccctccaccccaatGGACACCTGGATCCTGAGCCGACTGGCCCACACTACCCGAGAGTGCGAGCGAGGCTTCCTCACCCAAGAGCTCCCACTTGCCACCCATGCCCTGCGCCACTTCTGGCTCCACAGCCTCTGTGATGTGTACTtg GAGGCTGTGAAGCCGGGGCTGCTacactgcccccgccccgccgGGCCTCCTCAGGTGCTGTTCTCCTGTGCCGACATTGGGCTGCGCCTGCTCGCCCCGCTCATGCCCTTCCTGGCTGAGGAGCTCTGGCAGAGGCTTCCCCCCAGGCCCGgccgcctccctgcccccagcatctCTGTTGCCCCCTACCCCAGTGCCAGCAGCGTG GAACACTGGCACCAGCCTGAGCTGGAGCGGCGCTTCTCCCGGGTCCAGGAGGCTGTGCAGGCACTGAGGGCCCTTCAAGCCATGTACCAGCTCACCAAGGCCCGGCCTCGAG TGCTGCTGCAGAGCTCAGAGCCTGGAGAGCAGCGTGCCTTTGAAGCCTTCCTGGAGCCGCTGGGCACCCTGGCCCGCTGTGGGGCCGTGGGCCTCTTACCCGCGGATGCAGCCGCCCCCtctggctgggcccaggcctctgGCAGCGACACGGTCCAGGTCTACATGGAGCT GGCCTGGTGGACCCCCAGGCCCATCTACCTCTGCTGGCGGCCCGAAGACACAAGTTGCAGAAGCAGTTTGATGGCCTCATAG
- the GTF2H4 gene encoding general transcription factor IIH subunit 4, with amino-acid sequence MENPPSKVGLNRAHLQCRNLQEFLGGLSPGVLDRLYGHPATCLAVFRELPSLAKSWVMRMLFLEQPLPQAAVALWVKKEFSKAQEESTGLLSSLRIWHTQLLPGGLQGLILNPIFRQNLRIALLGGGKAWSDDTSQLGPDKHTRDVPSLDKYAEERWEVVLHFMVGSPDAAVSQDLAQLLIQAGLMKSAEPGEPPCITSAGFQFLLLDTPAQLWYFMLQYLQTAQSRGMDLVEILSFHFQLSFSTLGKDYSVEGMSDSLLNFLQHLREFGLVFQRKRKSRRYYPTRLAINLSSGVSGAGGTAHQPGFIVVETNYRLYAYTESELQIALIALFSEMLYRFPNMVVAQVTRESVQQAIASGITAQQIIHFLRTRAHPVMLKQTPVLPPTITDQIRLWELERDRLRFTEGVLYNQFLSQVDFELLLAHARELGVLVFENSAKRLMVVTPAGHGDVKRFWKRQKHSS; translated from the exons ATGGAGAACCCCCCCTCAAAGGTTGGACTGAATCGAGCACATCTACAATGCAGGAATCTGCAGGAGTTCCTTGGGGGTCTGAGCCCTGGGGTATTGGACCGACTGTACGGACACCCTGCCACCTGCCTCgctgtcttcag GGAGCTCCCATCTCTGGCTAAGAGCTGGGTGATGCGGATGCTCTTTCTGGAGCAGCCTTTGCCACAAGCTGCCGTGGCCCTGTGGGTGAAGAAGGAATTCAGCAA AGCTCAGGAGGAAAGTACAGGGCTGCTGAGCAGCCTCCGTATCTGGCATACCCAGCTGCTCCCTGGCGGTCTCCAGGGCCTCATCCTCAACCCCATCTTCCGCCAGAACCTCCGCATTGCCCTTCTGGGTGG GGGCAAGGCCTGGTCTGATGACACAAGTCAGCTGGGACCAGATAAGCATACTCGGGATGTCCCCTCACTTGATAAGTACGCCGAGGAGCGATGGGAG GTGGTGCTGCACTTCATGGTGGGCTCCCCCGATGCAGCTGTCAGCCAGGACTTGGCTCAGCTCCTCATCCAGGCTGGGCTCATGAAGAG tgctGAGCCTGGAGAACCACCCTGCATCACCTCTGCTGGCTTCCAGTTCCTGTTGCTGGACACCCCTGCCCAGCTGTGGTACTTCATGCTGCAGTACCTGCAGACAGCCCAG AGTCGAGGCATGGACCTAGTGGAGATCCTCTCCTTCCACTTCCAGCTCAGCTTCTCTACTCTGGGCAAG GATTACTCTGTGGAAGGGATGAGTGATTCTCTGTTGAACTTCCTGCAACATCTGCGTGAGTTTGGACTTGTTTTCCAGAGGAAG AGGAAGTCTCGGCGTTACTACCCCACACGCCTGGCCATCAACCTCTCCTCAGGTGTTTCCGGGGCTGGGGGTACTGCACATCAGCCGGGCTTCATTGTTGTGGAAACCAATTATCGACTGTATGCCTACACGG AGTCGGAGCTGCAGATCGCCCTCATTGCCCTCTTCTCGGAGATGCTCTACCGCTTCCCCAACATGGTGGTGGCGCAGGTCACCCGGGAGAGTGTCCAGCAGGCAATCGCCAGTGGCATTACAGCCCAGCAG ATCATCCACTTCCTCAGGACGAGGGCCCACCCAGTGATGCTTAAACAG ACGCCTGTGCTGCCGCCCACCATCACAGACCAGATTCGGCTGTGGGAGCTGGAGAGGGACAGACTCCGGTTCACCGAGG GCGTCCTGTATAACCAGTTCCTGTCGCAAGTGGACTTCGAGCTGCTGCTGGCCCACGCGCGGGAGCTGGGCGTGCTGGTGTTCGAGAACTCGGCCAAGCGGCTCATGGTGGTGACACCGGCCGGCCACGGCGACGTCAAGCGCTTCTGGAAGCGGCAGAAGCACAGCTCCTGA